CCGTTACCCGCACGCCGCTGTCAACGGGCTATTGCTGGCGCCAGCGCCGCGGTCGAGAGAATGCCTGTGCCTCACCGACTGTGTGCCCCTGTTCCACAGCCACCTGGCCCTGTCTGTCATGCTGGAGGTCGCCCTCAACCAGGTGCCGCCGCTGGACGCCCACCGACCACCGCGAAACCCCCCAACACCCCTAGCCCAAGGCCAACCCTGGCCTCTTGGCAGTAGTGCGCACCCATAGGGCGGGCGGCACGATTTAGTTACTGACGGCGCTTTCCCATGGCAGGTGGATGTGTGGGGCGCGCAGGCCGGGCTGGTAGTGGCAGGGTACTACCATGCCAATGCAGCTTTGGACGACCAGAGGTGAGTGGGGAAGCCAGAGGCAGAGGGCTAAGGATTATGGGGTGGGGGATGTCAAGAGAGCCCCTCTTGGtcattccttccatctttccttcatCCAAGGCTTAGCCACTGTAGAGCTAAGGTACCTACTAGGCTGGGTAGGCggtgagaaaatataaagaaatgttattttcctgGAGGAGCTGCGGTGGGGTGGGAAGGACAATAACAGGCTGACACCTGCTGTAACTGAGATGCCCCCCAAGTGCTGAAAACACAAAGGAAGCCCAACCAGCAGCTTCTAAAAAAAGgaagtttctttttatatatacagtTCACCGTTTAACAACACCGGTTTCAACTACCTGGGGCCACAAATAGGCGAACTTTTTTCACTGAATAGGTACTCCGGTACTACAGGATCCGAGGATCCGATGCAGAATCCAGAATAGGGAGGGCGCACTGTAAAGTTACCTGAAGATTTTCAACTGCGGGAGGCTCTGTGGCCCCTAGACccctcattgttcaagggtcaactgtatacagaAAAAGTTATCTACGTATACAGTAGTCATGTATTTGGAGCAAATTATACTGTTTTGTAATTTGCCTTTCTCTCCTTAATAAATATCTGACATCTTTCCATCCCTACACTAATATCTACCTTACCCTATCAGCTATACagtatgaacatggatgtaccataatttatttagtgCCTTACATTAAACAttgaggttgtttccaattttttttttattacagacaCTGTCCTATTATTAGAGTAAATTCTTCGTTAGTAGGGTTTCTGGGTTAACATACAATATAAATCTGGATGGTTATGCCAAAGTACTCTCCAAAAAGACCATCTTAGATTTCCACTCTCACCAGCAGTGTCTGAGCACCTGTTTCCCACAGCGCTCAAGCATAAGTCTTGCACGAAGCAGTCAGGCAGGCCTGATGCCCCCAGGCCAACTACAGGGAAAGGCCGTCACTGCCTCCACGTCTATGGGCTCTGGGAGGCCCAGCTCAGATGGATGGGGTCTGCCCACAGGAGGCTCTTCACAACTCTGATCTTCCTTCTACACAGCCCTGGGCCCTTGGCCTTGAAAATCGCTGGGCAGATTGCAGAATTCTTCCCTGATGCAGTACTTATTATGGTGAGGCTTGGGTTTCAGAGTGGGGAGTTGGAAAGAAAGTAGGAATGGGGAATCCTCAAAACCCTCACCTGCCCTTCCTTGTCCACACAGTTGGATAATCAGAAACTGGTGCCACAGCCTCACGTGCCCCCAGTTATTGTCCTGGAGAGCCATGGTCTCTGCTGGGTCCCCAAGGACAAGAACTTGTGAGTGCCCCACTCCCTCCACCTCTTCTTGGAAGCCCACAGCTCCTGAGCCTCCTCTGTTTTTGGTTCTGCCCTAAGCGTCCTTCTCTAGAAACTAACCTCTGCCAAGTGTCTGGCCCCTCTGCCTGCTGAGTTTGACCTCCATGGGGGTTGTTATTTCAGAGTGATGTGGAGGGACTGGGAACAGTCACGGCAGATGGTGGGAGCACTACTAGCAGGCCGGGCCCACCAGCACCTTGTGGACTTTGACTGCCACCTTGACGACATCCGGGAGGATTGGACCAACCAGCAGCTCAATGCCCAAATCACCCAGTGGGTTGGGCCCACAAATGGAAATACCTGAGCCAGGGCCAGAGGGGAGGCTCAGGATCCAATAAAGAGACTTGGGCTGTTGGGCGATGGTATGACTAGATTTATTGTGCCTGggaggcaaggtgagggagaaaCCTCAACAGACAGAAGGTGGGGAAAGTCTGGAGTCTCCTGTGAAAGTCAGGAAGGTCTCTGCTGGACCAATCACAGAATGAGAGGAGGCTCTCAATAGATCATTCCCTTTGTTTCTCCCCTGGGCTTCTTGAGCTTCTCGAAGTTCTTCAGGATGATGTCATATAACACAGCCTATGGGGCCAGGGAGGAGTGGGGGTCAGCCGCAGGTCCCCAGTGGCTCTGTGCCCCATTTCTTGCCTTGTGGAGAGGTTGAGCTTTGATACCCTTCACCCCCAGCCCGCAGGGTCAGGGAGTGGGTGGCCTGGGAAAGCTGcctctgcccacccctgccctcgCCTCCTCACATAAGCGTTGCGGATCTCCATGACCATCAGCCGGATATCCCAGTACTCTGCCTCATCCAGTTCGTGCACCAGCTGCCGATAATCACCCTGTGGGAGACTCGGGTCAGGCCTGACTTCAAAGGTGTCCCTCCTCCCATGCACCCTGACCTGGGCCTCACCTACCACGTGGGGCTGCTTAGCCGCTTTGGTCACAGCATCACCTCGCTCAGAGAAATACCTGTGGGAAGTAGAAGGGTGTGGAgtagggggaggagggagcacaAGCCTCAGTCCCAGCCAAAGGCAGAGCAGTGGGCAATCACTCACTTGGAGATTTGAGTGTGGAAGCCTTCCAGCTTGGTGTGAAGGGTGGTCATCAGCTCAAACACCTTCTCCTGAGGAAAGAAAGCGAGGAGGAAAGTGTAAAAGCAGCATGGATGGGAGAAATAAGGAGGGCAGAGGAGTGGGGCAGTGTCCTCACCTGGACAGCCACTCCAAAATTGTTCCCATCCTCAATCCGAGGTATCTGCAGTTGCAACCAGGTGGTGACCTGGGAGGAGGGAACGGCATTGAAACCCCATCAGCCCCCAACCCAATTCCCAGGTTCCTGTCCTCCTTTGTTTCCCTGCTCACGGTGGGTGGAAGTATGCCACGTCTGTCCTGAACCCCAAAGCCTGGAATTCTGGCTTCACTTGCTGTGCCCTCTCCTGCTAAGACCTGGCAGGTGCCATGCCCAACTGGCAGGGACGAAGGAGTACAAAGGGTGGGGGTGGAAGTGGGAGGGCTCACCAGGTTGAGCTTCTCAATGACATCCTTGATCTCAGGCTTCAGGCGCTGCAGGAGGACCACGATCTTCTCATTGCAGTTCACTGGGCCACAAGGAGGACCTAGGAGGTGGGCACTGGGTCAGTCACATGACTGGGACCCTGCCGGGCAGGGAAGAGGCATCCTTAGGGAGGAGCTCCTGGGAGGTGAGACACAAGTCCCTTTCACCATAGTGATACCTTTGTCTTcatcttcccctttcttcttttcatcctTGTCTTCCTTCTGTAGGGAGAAGGGGTCTCTTAGGCAGGCCTAAGGCTGATTTTCCCCATATTGggtccctcctcccagctcctgccAACTTGCCTCCTGTTGTTTCTTCcgctcctccttctctttctccttgacTGGATCAGGCACTGGGATGTCCAGCGGGGCCTTCAGATTGCTCAGGTTGGCTTCATTGAGAGCTGGCTCCTGGTGCAGGGGGGTAGAAGGGCTGGAGGCAGGGGCGGGCTCTCACCTCCTCACTCTCATGGCCCAGCAGGCTCTCCCTTTGGCCCCTACTCTCTACCAGCCCCAGTACCTTTAAAAATGCATCCAACTCAGAAATCTTCTTGGGGAAATAGCTCCCGAGCAGGTTCTCTGTCTGTGTGTATGGTAAGGGTAGGGGAGGATGGCGGTCAGAATCAAATGCCCCTCCTAGGCAGTGAAGCagggctgccactgcccagcaagGAAGGGCTGAGCAGTGGGACTGGGTAGGGAGGGGTGGGGTGATGACGGGTCAGGTCTTACCTTAGCACATAGGTCTTCACGGAACACATCCACCTGTGGGACACAGGCAGCCCTTCAGACAACTGGCTTTATGGCCAGTCTATTCAAGGACTCAAGGATCCTTAGGGCTGTGTAGGGTCTGACTTGGGGAAGGGTGGAGTGGACCCAGGTGGGGCGGGATTTGGGAAATGAGAACATTCCTGGAGCTGAAGGGCGAAGGGTTCAAGCGGAAACATCCCTAGTGTCTCCTGGGCTGTGGGAGGAGGGATGTAAGAGAGCCGCTGCGACTGGGGAAGGGGCGGAGTGCCCCGTGGAGTGGGCTCCGGGGCCTCCTGTGGTGGCAGGGCAGGGTCCGCTCCCAGTCTGTGTGTGGGCCTGGGCCCGGGGCCAGCGTACTTCCCCTCCACGCCAGCGCTCCGCTTCACCTCACCCCGCTGAACCTCGGCCGCctcgcctctctctctctcccggcAGGCAGACCTGGCCGGGCTCCCCGGGCTCAGGTGCTCTGGGCACGGAGGCTCACGAGGGTTCGGATGACTGACCCCGACTCGAGTCGGGGGGCTGGGTGGGAGCGGGTCACGGACGCCCTCAGCCTCTCGGGGCCACGCCTCCCTGATGGGCCCTTCCTCGAACCCGTAGCGCTCACCTTGGCTTGGGCTTCGGGCAGGACCCTGAGCGTGGCCATGGCCGGGGCGGCGGCCTAGGGCCGCACGCGGAGCGAGGAGTGGGCACGGGGAAGGGAAAGCGAAAGCAGCACTCGCTCCCCGCACTGCCCTCCTGGGTAGTGGGAGTGGAGGCACTGGAGGAGGCGGGGACAGACCAGAGAAAGGCTAGGAGCTGAGGGGCTCAGGGAGGCGGCCCAGCCGCGGCTCCCCCTAGAGCCCGAGAGGCGCGTTTCCAGCGCCCCGCCTCCCCGCTTCCCCGCCTCCCCACCGCTGCCAGTCTTTCGGCTCCCCGCCTACCGACTCcgcccaccccacctcctccctccccgccctgccTTCTACGCCCCCGCCTCCCCGGCCCCAAGGCCAGTGCCCACCTCTGAACTCcccgcctccccgcctccccgcctccccaccgCTGCCAGTCTTTCGACTCTCCGCCTACCGACTCCGCCCaacccacctcctccctccccgccctgccTTCTACACCCCCGCCTCCCGGCCCCAAGGCCAGTGCCCACCTCTGAACTCCCCGCctcccatctccctgcctcctgacagccctctggctctcttcTTTCCCTGCTCGTCCTGGGACAGTGATTAGCCTTATctggctctcttctttcttttctcggTGCTGGAGCAAGACCTGGCCTCCCTTCCTTTGCCCTGCCAGCGTGGACCCCTGGCTCCGCGGGCATCATCTGGCTCAGTGACATTCAGACTCTGGCATCGCCCCATCACAGGATCATAAGAGAGGGTCAGCTCTCTTATGACCCTTGTGGGCTCCATTCCTCTGTAACCCACTCTCCGCACAGCAGCAGGATTCCACCTTGCTCTTGCTTAAAACTTTCTCGGCTTCCTGTTGACCTTAGGATGAAATCCAAAGGACTTTCCTGGCCCAAAAGGCCTGTCTGGCACCTGTTCCCCTTCAACTTCACTTTCCACTGCTTTCTCcctctttcatttcagttataaaTACCTGGACTTTCCAGCTGTTTCTCAAACCTGTTTGCAACAAgttcattcctgcctcagggcctttgtcctTGCTAATCCCTTTGCCTGAtactccccttcccctgcctcagGATGTCATTCCattctcagcttaaatgtcacttcttcaGAGAGAACTCTATCTTCCTTATAAAGGAACTCCCTCCAAGTCTATTAGAAAGCAGCCTGTTTTAGTACCTTCATAGCACTATCTTTCTGAAATTAGCCGGTTTATTTTCTGGGGATAGTGTGGTTTAGACCAGGGACTGGCAAACCTTTTCcataaaaggccagatagtaaatattttagactttgtagTGCCAGTAggaactactcaactctgccattgtagcaggTAAACAGTTAAATGGATTAGCGTGGCTAgttcccataaaactttatttatggacactggcatttgaatttcatgtaatgttcACCTGTCAAGAAATATTCTTATTTGATTGTTTTTCAACCATTAAAATTGTAAAACCATTTCTTAGCTCTCAGGCCATTCAAACACTGGCCACAGGAGGGCTGTTGTTTGCTGATCCCCGACTTAGAACACAGACAACAGACCCATAATGCCTGGGTTAATAATTCTGGCTCCGATATTTACTAGTTGTgaaaaagttacttaaactctgtgcctccattttcacAAGTGTACAATTGGAACGCTACCAGCCCTAGCTCATAGTGTTGTGAGGGCTAAATACGCGCAAATTTATAGACACTTAGAATGGTGCCCAACACACAGTAAGCTCAAgtgtttgctgttattatttatgAGTTTATCATCAGGCAGTAACCCATGGGCCCCCAAACAGCAGAAACCTTGTCTTTCTTATTCACATTGGCTTAATGAACATCTTTTAAGTAAATGAGCACATATAGACTCCCTACGGGAAGACAGGGTAGGAAGCGACTGTGAGTAGGGTGCCCAGATAGGCAGGCTCctgagggtggcagagggggatTCAATGCTGGAGGCAGGGAAAACAAATCAACCAGGCTGGAGATGGAGCATCTGCTCAGTGGGAATGCCACCCATACCTAAGGGCACTGCTACCCGACCTGGCAGTGCCAGTCCTTGACATCAGAGCCCCAAAGAGCTTGATGTCTGCAGGGACTAGGAGACTGAAAGAACAGGAGGGATAGCGATCAAGCACAAGGGCATTCAAGGTCAGTGACAGCAAGGTCTTGCTGAGGAAACCTGGCGACCATCACACTCTCTTCTTACCCTTCCCACCCTTTGCAGGTCCCACCAGCCCAATGATGAGCGGAGCCAGAGCCAGGCCTAAAGtgcctttatttctttcagttatGCTTGTGGCTGGAGTGGGGGTGAGGGAAGAGCCCATGGCCCGGGATCCCCGGAGACCAGGGCTGATGATACCAGCTGCCGTAGGTGAGGTACCAGGCAAAGGTCCCCACCGCGGCGCCCACCACCTTGTGAGTATATTGGTGGAAATAGATGACGGTGCAGAGCAGCAAGAAGTTCCAGAGGCCCAGCAGCAGCACGTTGAGCAGGAAGACAAGGCGCAGGGGTGCGCCGGCGGGCAGCCCGTGGGCCAGGTACTTGGCGAACACTGCTGCTTCCTCGGCCATGAGCAGGCAGCAGAAGGTGAGCAGGAAGGTGTGGGAGGAGACGGTGTAGCCCCGCCACTGGTGGCCGGCCGCCAGGCAGCTGCGGCGGTCCGGCAGCTCGCGGAGCAGCAGGCCCTGGGGCAGAGGCTCGAAGCAGGAGCCCGTCAGGTCCTCGATGAGCAGGAAGGCCCTGCCGGCACCCCGCCACACAGCTGCCCCAACCACCAAGCGGCTCAGGTGCCGGGCAGTCACTGCCACGCGCCGTGTAGCCAGGAACACCACCAGCAACACGAAGCCCCCCAGGAAGGTGCACGTCCAGCCCCATGCTGAATTCACAAACTTTCTGtggcagagaagagggagggctGCTGAGACCCCCTcagccccatctccccaccctgcTCTACGTTCCCATCACGGCCCTGCCTCCAGTCGCATCTGTCGTTCCCGGTTCTCTGTTTCCTGggccctctcccccttctccccccatGCACTTGAACTTGGCCATCTCCTTAGCGGCCCATTCAGCCTTCTAGGGCCCATGTTTCCTCTTCGGCGCTGCTCCTGTACCCCCATGACtctgttcccctccccctctgaCCTTCTCCTCAACCTCCTAGCCTATTTTTAGTGTCCTGGACTGGCAAGAGCACAGAAAcctggaggagggagctgggatcccagaGCCCAGGGAGCCAGCGCCCACGGCCTCTAGTGGACTCACATGTTGAAGAAGTTGCCATGGCTGGCAAAGATGGTCCGAGGGTTGACATGGAACTGCAGAAGGGGCCCGAAGATGACCACTGCTGCCAACCAGGCATGGTAGAGGCGCCGTAAGCAGGGGCTGCCCAGGAGGCGGGCAGCCTGTTcgcttccaaagtatagcagagcagaggccacccaGAGCAGCACCCTGACCAAGCAGCCCAGCAGTGCCCAGATCTGGGCCCCggccccccgccctgcccccaccGCCGGCCCCCGCTCCatgttccctcccctccccactaaCAGCTTGCTCTGCTGGGCAGCTGAGGAGGGGCTGATGGGGCTCCCCCTGGACAAGGACAGACAGTGACAGGTGTAGCAGACACAGGGCAGAGCCCTGTTGGCAGCTGGCAGGCGGGGGAGAGGGGCGGGGGGCAGTAAGAGGCTGGGGCGGAGGGCTGCCACGTCAGCAGTGTTCTTGCCTTGGGTGTGTGTCCTGACAGCAGCCTGTGTCCTTCCCTGTTAGTCCTGTGCCTCCTTGACCCTCTAGGCTGGAACCATGTCCTAGTTCATGTTTCAGGGCCACGACCGAAACATGGGATGTTTTTGGCCACAGCCTGTTTGGGTCTGCCTGTCTCTGTTTGGTCAGCCAAAgtcacccccaccccgcccaggtCAGACTCTCAGAGCCCCGAAGATCAGGTTCACTCCCAGGTGATAGTGGGTGGTGGAGACACTAGAAGGAAGATCCCCAGCCTGGAGTCCATCAAATCCTAAGGTTGTGTCCCCCAACCAATTATCCTGGGACTTGGCCTCCCAGCCTTACCACTGAGGCTGGACCCATAGGGCAGTGAGCAACCTAcccaagggaagtccctgatattCAGTAACTGTTTTGAGATCCCTTTTTGTCTTCCTTCCTCATTCCTCAAAACTGGTGGTGGGATGTCAGAGCACAGTGGAGGCCCGTGAAGTAGTGAAAGGAATGAGCAAGAAAGGGCACCTGGGTTCTGGCCCAACTCTGTGACTTTGAGAAAATCAACTAACCATCCTTGGTCCTCAGTGCCATCA
Above is a genomic segment from Tursiops truncatus isolate mTurTru1 chromosome 2, mTurTru1.mat.Y, whole genome shotgun sequence containing:
- the EMC9 gene encoding ER membrane protein complex subunit 9, producing the protein MGEVEISARAYVKMCLHAARYPHAAVNGLLLAPAPRSRECLCLTDCVPLFHSHLALSVMLEVALNQVDVWGAQAGLVVAGYYHANAALDDQSPGPLALKIAGQIAEFFPDAVLIMLDNQKLVPQPHVPPVIVLESHGLCWVPKDKNLVMWRDWEQSRQMVGALLAGRAHQHLVDFDCHLDDIREDWTNQQLNAQITQWVGPTNGNT
- the PSME1 gene encoding proteasome activator complex subunit 1; the encoded protein is MATLRVLPEAQAKVDVFREDLCAKTENLLGSYFPKKISELDAFLKEPALNEANLSNLKAPLDIPVPDPVKEKEKEERKKQQEKEDKDEKKKGEDEDKGPPCGPVNCNEKIVVLLQRLKPEIKDVIEKLNLVTTWLQLQIPRIEDGNNFGVAVQEKVFELMTTLHTKLEGFHTQISKYFSERGDAVTKAAKQPHVGDYRQLVHELDEAEYWDIRLMVMEIRNAYAVLYDIILKNFEKLKKPRGETKGMIY
- the FITM1 gene encoding fat storage-inducing transmembrane protein 1, with the protein product MERGPAVGAGRGAGAQIWALLGCLVRVLLWVASALLYFGSEQAARLLGSPCLRRLYHAWLAAVVIFGPLLQFHVNPRTIFASHGNFFNIKFVNSAWGWTCTFLGGFVLLVVFLATRRVAVTARHLSRLVVGAAVWRGAGRAFLLIEDLTGSCFEPLPQGLLLRELPDRRSCLAAGHQWRGYTVSSHTFLLTFCCLLMAEEAAVFAKYLAHGLPAGAPLRLVFLLNVLLLGLWNFLLLCTVIYFHQYTHKVVGAAVGTFAWYLTYGSWYHQPWSPGIPGHGLFPHPHSSHKHN